In one Rugosibacter aromaticivorans genomic region, the following are encoded:
- a CDS encoding protein kinase domain-containing protein, whose translation MYDAFEYRNTFYIVTERCYCPLTQLFTLDEYDGSLWLMSIARCLLQAVHYLHVNKYAHQDIHLNNVFASFARDEMRSDNPGAIQFKLGDLGVSKMFGELDAANTLAEWILPPEALDPAEYGPLDRRIDIYHMGLLFLEIMHDKELRFTRDEILAGRPREMALQLPPPLNFALEKALRRHAAFRTNNAEELWRDLQSPPTLPDNTSSSTVT comes from the coding sequence ATGTACGACGCCTTTGAGTACAGAAATACTTTCTACATAGTGACCGAGCGCTGTTACTGCCCACTCACTCAGCTTTTTACGCTCGATGAGTATGATGGTTCATTGTGGCTAATGTCGATAGCCCGATGTCTTTTGCAGGCAGTGCACTACCTCCATGTAAATAAGTACGCACATCAGGATATTCACCTTAACAACGTTTTTGCTTCATTTGCACGAGATGAAATGCGTTCAGACAATCCTGGAGCTATTCAATTCAAACTTGGCGACCTAGGTGTTAGTAAAATGTTTGGCGAGTTGGATGCGGCTAACACCCTCGCTGAATGGATTCTTCCGCCTGAGGCTCTTGACCCAGCAGAGTACGGGCCACTTGACCGCCGAATCGACATATACCACATGGGTTTGCTATTTCTTGAGATCATGCACGACAAGGAACTTCGCTTCACGCGTGATGAGATTCTGGCTGGTCGTCCTCGCGAAATGGCTCTGCAATTACCACCCCCATTAAACTTTGCACTGGAAAAAGCTTTACGACGGCACGCCGCCTTCCGAACAAACAACGCAGAGGAACTATGGAGAGACCTTCAATCTCCACCTACGCTTCCTGACAACACCTCGTCAAGTACAGTGACATGA
- the glpD gene encoding glycerol-3-phosphate dehydrogenase encodes MQTQVDLLIVGGGIQGAGIARDAAGRGLSVALYEQDDITGGTSSASSKLIHGGLRYLETGEFRLVHDSLSERQTLLRIAPHLMQPLRFVIPHTPQLRPAWMIRLGLMFYDLLGGHQTLPSSQTVDLATSVYGEALQASYSKGFIYSDVQTDDARLVIHNLRDATERGAKVFTHMRLISAHREGAAWHARLENTQTNRQTTVVARALVNAAGTGVAALRDQLHPSEQYLGIRWVKGSHIVIPRLYPGKHAYTLQNTDRRIIFLIPWEQNYTLIGTTDIEISDASTPPKVTSEEVTYLCEAVNHYSKKPVQASDVLWQFCGTRALFDEGGQNDNRSSNASQITRDYHLQCDSLTGQAPLLSIFGGKLTTYRRVAEQALEKLTPWFPASGQPWTARAALPGGDCPLAETIGHLHASHPNLPPAWLEQLARRHGSRALALLADVRETKDLGLDFGGGLYEIEVAHFMAHEWAQEADDILWRRTKTGLHMMPEQRARFADWLASRGSR; translated from the coding sequence ATGCAAACTCAGGTTGATCTTCTCATTGTCGGCGGCGGCATCCAGGGTGCTGGCATTGCGCGTGACGCGGCAGGTCGCGGGTTAAGCGTCGCTTTATATGAGCAAGACGATATTACCGGGGGAACATCATCTGCCAGCAGCAAGCTGATTCATGGCGGCTTGCGCTACCTTGAAACCGGTGAGTTTCGTCTAGTCCATGACTCATTATCCGAGCGGCAAACCTTGCTGCGCATTGCGCCCCATTTGATGCAGCCATTGCGATTTGTCATTCCGCATACACCACAACTGCGCCCGGCATGGATGATTCGTCTCGGCCTCATGTTTTACGACCTGCTGGGCGGTCACCAAACCTTACCTTCATCACAAACGGTTGATTTGGCGACTTCTGTTTACGGCGAAGCCTTGCAGGCGAGTTACTCAAAAGGTTTTATTTATTCTGATGTTCAAACCGATGATGCGCGCCTGGTCATTCATAACCTGCGCGATGCAACAGAGCGTGGCGCCAAGGTGTTCACCCACATGCGCTTGATCAGCGCGCATCGAGAAGGTGCCGCTTGGCATGCCAGGCTAGAAAATACGCAGACTAACCGCCAGACAACGGTTGTAGCGCGTGCCCTGGTCAATGCGGCTGGCACCGGGGTTGCTGCGCTGCGTGACCAGTTGCATCCCAGCGAACAATATCTCGGCATTCGTTGGGTTAAAGGGAGTCACATCGTTATTCCCCGGCTCTATCCTGGCAAGCATGCCTACACCTTACAGAACACAGATCGCCGCATTATTTTTCTGATTCCGTGGGAACAAAATTACACCTTGATCGGGACGACAGATATCGAGATCAGTGACGCGTCTACCCCACCCAAAGTGACCAGCGAGGAAGTGACTTATCTGTGTGAAGCGGTAAATCATTATTCAAAAAAACCGGTTCAGGCAAGCGACGTTCTATGGCAGTTCTGCGGTACGCGTGCGCTATTTGATGAAGGCGGACAAAATGATAACCGATCAAGCAATGCCAGCCAGATCACACGTGACTATCATTTGCAGTGTGATAGTCTGACTGGCCAAGCCCCTTTGCTGTCTATCTTTGGCGGCAAACTAACCACTTATCGGCGCGTGGCTGAACAGGCTCTGGAAAAACTGACGCCGTGGTTTCCGGCCAGTGGTCAGCCGTGGACAGCACGCGCCGCGCTACCCGGCGGAGATTGTCCGCTGGCTGAAACCATCGGCCATCTGCACGCCAGCCACCCCAACTTGCCCCCGGCATGGCTAGAACAACTCGCCCGCCGCCACGGCAGCCGCGCCCTGGCGTTGCTGGCCGATGTGCGAGAAACAAAAGACCTTGGCCTGGACTTTGGCGGAGGCCTGTATGAAATAGAAGTGGCGCATTTCATGGCACACGAATGGGCGCAAGAAGCCGACGATATCCTTTGGCGGCGAACCAAGACCGGACTGCACATGATGCCGGAGCAACGCGCTCGGTTCGCCGACTGGCTTGCTTCACGCGGTTCGCGCTAA
- a CDS encoding glycosyltransferase family 9 protein, with amino-acid sequence MNIDLMRKVDYFAGIPLCLVATLWTRLMGWLWNDKVSPPKKVLFIELSEMGSAILADPAMRKMQRDGKTELYFLIFKSNAVSLRLLDTVPERHIFTINEDGFLNITRDSLRFLFWARRHQIDTVIDLELFSRYSALLTGLSGAVNRVGFHAFHNEGLYRGAMLTHRVMYNPHRHIAKNFIALVNAALAKKVEHPFSKTVVDDSEITLAQARVDEGAITAMRAKILKEYPGYDATRHRLVIINPNASDLLPQRRWMQENFVVVMRNLLADDENILVLITGSPAERDRAAVLQKHVNSDRCINFAGCHGLDALPALYQMAELMLTNDSGPGHFSAVTPLRTFVLFGPETPLLYGSLGNSTPIYAGLACSPCVSAANHRKTPCADNVCLQVIKPEAVLVQLRQALAENKSAQAKPHHADE; translated from the coding sequence ATGAATATCGATCTTATGCGCAAGGTGGACTACTTTGCGGGCATTCCCTTATGTCTTGTGGCCACGCTCTGGACGCGCCTGATGGGATGGCTATGGAACGATAAAGTCAGCCCGCCAAAAAAGGTTTTGTTCATTGAACTCTCTGAAATGGGCAGTGCTATCCTGGCAGATCCCGCGATGCGAAAAATGCAGCGGGATGGAAAAACAGAACTCTATTTTTTGATTTTCAAATCGAATGCAGTCAGCTTGCGCTTGCTGGATACCGTACCCGAAAGGCATATTTTTACGATTAATGAAGATGGTTTTTTAAATATCACTCGGGATAGCCTGCGCTTTCTGTTCTGGGCTCGTCGTCACCAAATTGATACAGTGATCGACTTGGAGCTATTTTCTCGTTACAGCGCGCTATTGACTGGCTTGTCTGGCGCAGTCAATCGCGTTGGTTTTCATGCTTTTCATAATGAAGGACTATACCGGGGTGCGATGCTTACGCATCGGGTGATGTACAACCCGCATCGGCATATTGCGAAAAATTTTATTGCGCTGGTCAATGCGGCCCTGGCGAAAAAAGTAGAGCATCCCTTCTCAAAAACTGTGGTGGATGATAGCGAAATCACGCTGGCGCAGGCACGGGTCGACGAGGGTGCAATTACCGCTATGCGCGCCAAAATCCTGAAGGAATACCCAGGCTATGATGCAACGCGCCATCGTTTGGTGATTATTAATCCGAATGCGAGCGATCTTTTACCGCAACGACGCTGGATGCAAGAAAATTTTGTCGTCGTCATGCGGAATTTGCTGGCTGACGACGAAAATATTCTTGTCCTGATCACTGGCTCCCCGGCAGAACGGGACAGAGCGGCAGTTTTGCAAAAACATGTCAACAGCGATCGGTGTATCAATTTTGCGGGTTGCCACGGATTAGACGCATTGCCAGCGCTTTATCAAATGGCTGAACTCATGTTGACCAATGATTCCGGTCCAGGACATTTTTCAGCGGTCACCCCCTTGCGCACGTTTGTCTTGTTTGGCCCGGAAACTCCATTGCTATACGGCTCATTAGGCAACAGCACCCCGATTTATGCGGGGCTTGCTTGCTCACCTTGCGTTAGTGCAGCCAATCATCGAAAAACCCCGTGTGCTGACAATGTATGCCTTCAAGTCATCAAACCCGAGGCTGTATTAGTCCAGTTGCGCCAGGCGCTGGCAGAAAATAAATCGGCACAGGCAAAACCACATCATGCAGATGAGTAA